One Arvicanthis niloticus isolate mArvNil1 chromosome 3, mArvNil1.pat.X, whole genome shotgun sequence DNA segment encodes these proteins:
- the Spry2 gene encoding protein sprouty homolog 2, whose translation METRAQSGNGSQPLLQAPHDSGRQRGEPDPRDALTQQVHVLSLDQIRAIRNTNEYTEGPTVVPRPGLKPAPRPSTQHKHERLHGLPEHRQPPRLQPSQVHSSRAPLSRSISTVSSGSRSSTRTSTSSSSSEQRLLGSPFSPGPAADGIIRVQPKSELKPGELKPLSKDDLGMHAYRCEDCGKCKCKECTYPRPLPSDWICDKQCLCSAQNVIDYGTCVCCVKGLFYHCSNDDEDNCADNPCSCSQSHCCTRWSAMGVMSLFLPCLWCYLPAKGCLKLCQGCYDRVNRPGCRCKNSNTVCCKVPTVPPRNFEKPT comes from the coding sequence ATGGAGACCAGAGCTCAGAGTGGCAACGGGTCGCAGCCTTTGCTGCAGGCACCCCATGACAGTGGCAGGCAGCGTGGGGAGCCGGACCCCAGAGATGCCCTTACCCAGCAGGTACATGTCTTGTCTCTGGATCAGATCAGAGCCATCCGAAACACCAATGAGTACACAGAGGGGCCTACTGTGGTCCCAAGACCTGGGCTCAAGCCTGCTCCTCGTCCCTCCACTCAGCACAAACACGAAAGACTCCACGGTCTGCCCGAGCACCGCCAGCCTCCCAGGCTCCAGCCCTCGCAGGTCCATTCTTCACGGGCCCCTCTGTCCAGGTCTATCAGCACCGTCAGCTCAGGGTCTCGGAGCAGTACAAGGACAAGTACCAGCAGCAGCTCCTCGGAACAGAGGCTGTTAGGATCACCCTTCTCCCCCGGCCCTGCTGCTGATGGGATAATCCGAGTGCAGCCTAAATCTGAGCTCAAACCTGGTGAGCTTAAGCCACTGAGCAAAGATGATTTGGGTATGCACGCTTACAGGTGTGAGGACTGTGGCAAGTGCAAGTGTAAGGAGTGCACCTACCCGAGGCCACTGCCATCGGACTGGATCTGTGACAAGCAATGCCTTTGCTCGGCCCAGAACGTCATTGACTATGGGACTTGTGTGTGCTGCGTGAAAGGTCTCTTCTATCACTGCTCCAATGACGATGAGGACAATTGTGCTGACAACCCGTGTTCTTGCAGCCAGTCTCATTGTTGTACTCGGTGGTCAGCGATGGGTGTCATGTCTCTCTTTTTGCCTTGTTTATGGTGTTACCTTCCAGCCAAGGGTTGCCTTAAATTGTGCCAGGGGTGTTATGACCGAGTGAACAGGCCTGGCTGTCGTTGTAAAAACTCAAATACAGTGTGCTGCAAAGTTCCCACTGTCCCCCCCAGGAACTTTGAAAAGCCGACATAG